One segment of Setaria viridis chromosome 4, Setaria_viridis_v4.0, whole genome shotgun sequence DNA contains the following:
- the LOC117852264 gene encoding 1-phosphatidylinositol-3-phosphate 5-kinase FAB1B codes for MEDPNKTFSDVVKLLTSWLPRRSNPDNFSRDFWMPDHSCRVCYECDTQFTIFNRRHHCRLCGRIFCGKCTVNSIPVSSGPDRHVDEGDRIRVCTFCFKQWEQERVTSLKQVLPVLSPSLSEASLFSTKSTITINSVTTTAGSYSTGNYQHVGCVASSSHDKASHNMQDTHMPEKIMSTVSNKDDSSSVQFGFYTNRSDDEDEEYPAYCSDQQQNGQYYGPDEFDELDTSYNTTMSQTVEESIISKEVSPDVVDQGFPSTLPVAKLENEQEPDNNSECGAASSIYALESNDTNPVDFEKDELFWLPPEPEDEDDEMGGDLFDDDDDDECIADGEQCRIRSSSSFGSGEFRSRDRSGEEHKKVMKNVIDGHFRALISQLLEVENISLHEDDDMGWLEIVTSVSWEAANFLKPDTSQGGGMDPGGYVKVKCLACGHRSESIVVKGVACKKNVAHRRMTTRIEKPRLLLLAGALEYHRVTNQLSSIDTLLQQETDHLKMAVAKIVAQKPNLLLVENSVSRYAQDLLLEKNISLVLNIKQPLLQRIARCTGAQIVPSIDLLPSQKLGYCELFHVDKYDEHSVNSGNVAKKMVKTMMFFEGCPKPLGCTVLLKGGSMDELKKIKHVVQYGIFAAYHLALETSFLADEGATLPELPLKSPLTVALPDKRSTADNSISAVPGFTINVCKNEQTDSFDHLGTNYNMPTDPGETAEVEAPVSSECLTSQNTYSCSYGPLCANSGNFNHGNGDGNGLVKVTATSASVSISSTATSSAPTDHTPRNSTVEKKGMHFGDYHDGSTRSRGKTIVMDSASTLSCYRHSTVEACTNIASSYIKESLEGSYALPNVKTISKNNAVVVQPVSSAAPQNQETNQGDGSTSNNDEVVASDHQSILVSLSTRCVWKGTICERSQLLRIKYYGNFDKPLGRFLRDYLFDQGYQCRSCDKPPEAHVHCYTHRQGSLTISVRKLTEIVLSGERDGKIWMWHRCLKCPWSNGFPPATQRIVMSDAAWGLSLGKFLELSFSNHAAASRVASCGHSLHRDCLRFYGFGKMVACFRYAPISVHSVYLPPHKLDFGHQPLDWIQKEANEVIERAKYLFDKVLHALRLISGKKVQGGSLNIEFSSYIAELESMLRKEKSEFEGCLNKVLRKDMQKGQPDILEINRLRRQLLFHSYLWDKRLVFAARSDRCSHELFNFKQGDKEKIHSADSVAELNALTKPQSEVSGNKYTSKDSKYVECLQESIFGGNRTGLDASTSTNSSHDQQMSTSDLDSLQRDIKTPLYSSVSVSGDWLPLEPDLVARRTLSEGQFPSVLDVTNALEAKWTGKDDPVPSKLTMLESTASSEDSEEHMGDTTPSCASLLLNKLGDSAADHSNWIRMPFLLFYRSLNKQWNRSNRFDALNEYTPEYVPFLREVERQIGPKFIFPIGISDIVVGVYDDEPTSIISYALASHEYHLQMSDELERDTIDSSLPLCDSRSASLTELDDCTSELLRSVISTEDNILSVSGSKNPLASDPLVPRKVSHIKVNFGDEGPLGQVKYTVICYYAKQFDALRRMCCPSERDFIKSLSRCKKWGAQGGKSNVFFAKSMDDRFIIKQVTKTELESFMKFAPDYFQYVSESIYTGSPTCIAKILGIYQVKSLKGGKEMRMDVLVMENLLFERNVTTLYDLKGSARSRYNPDSNGSDKVLLDQNLIEAMPTSPIFVGNKAKRLLERAVWNDTSFLASIDVMDYSLLVGVDEKRHELVMGIIDFMRQYTWDKHLETWVKASGILGGPKNVSPTVISPKQYKKRFRKAMSAYFLVVPDQWSPPAIIPNPQVAESGQDSDQVLLTEL; via the exons ATGGAGGACCCAAATAAAACATTTTCTGATGTAGTTAAACTTTTGACATCATGGCTGCCGCGTCGCTCCAACCCAGACAATTTCTCCAGGGACTTCTGGATGCCTGACCACAGCTGCCGAGTCTGCTATGAATGTGACACGCAATTCACCATATTCAACCGCAGGCATCATTGTCGTCTCTGTGGGCGAATTTTCTGTGGTAAGTGTACTGTGAACTCAATCCCAGTTTCAAGTGGCCCTGACAGACATGTCGATGAGGGGGACAGGATACGTGTCTGCACCTTCTGCTTCAAGCAATGGGAGCAAGAAAGAGTCACTTCCCTCAAACAGGTGCTGCCGGTGCTCAGCCCTTCCCTGTCTGAGGCGAGTTTGTTCAGTACCAAGTCAACTATTACCATCAATAGTGTTACCACAACGGCTGGATCTTACTCTACTGGAAATTATCAGCATGTGGGCTGTGTTGCCAGCAGTAGTCATGACAAGGCCTCCCATAATATGCAAGACACTCATATGCCTGAGAAAATCATGTCCACTGTTTCAAACAAAGATGACTCTTCTTCAGTTCAGTTTGGCTTTTACACAAACAG GagcgatgatgaagatgaagaataCCCTGCTTACTGCTCTGATCAACAGCAGAATGGACAATATTATGGCCCAGATGAGTTCGATGAGCTTGATACATCCTACAATACAACAATGTCGCAAACGGTTGAAGAATCTATTATCTCTAAAGAAGTATCCCCTGATGTGGTTGATCAAGGGTTTCCCAGCACACTGCCCGTTGCCAAATTGGAGAATGAACAAGAACCTGATAATAATTCTGAATGTGGAGCTGCTTCGTCCATTTACGCTCTGGAAAGTAATGATACAAATCCAGTGGATTTCGAAAAGGATGAACTTTTCTGGCTTCCTCCTGAaccagaagatgaagatgatgagatGGGAGGTGACTTGTttgatgacgatgacgatgatgagtGCATAGCTGATGGGGAGCAGTGTCGAATTCGATCATCAAGTAGTTTTGGCAGTGGAGAATTTCGAAGTAGAGATCGGTCTGGTGAAGAACATAAGAAAGTAATGAAGAATGTCATTGATGGACATTTCAGGGCTCTGATTTCTCAGCTGTTGGAGGTGGAGAATATTTCGTTGCATGAAGATGATGACATGGGCTGGTTGGAGATTGTTACTTCTGTATCATGGGAAGCTGCCAACTTCCTCAAGCCAGACACGAGCCAAGGTGGGGGCATGGATCCTGGTGGATATGTCAAGGTTAAGTGTTTAGCATGCGGGCACCGCAGTGAAAG TATTGTTGTAAAAGGAGTGGCCTGTAAGAAGAATGTCGCACATAGGCGCATGACAACTAGAATAGAAAAGCCTCGTCTCCTACTACTTGCAGGAGCTCTTGAGTACCACCGAGTAACAAATCAGCTGTCAAGTATTGATACATTGCTTCAGCAG GAAACGGATCACCTTAAAATGGCAGTCGCGAAGATTGTTGCTCAAAAACCTAACTTGCTTTTGGTTGAGAATTCAGTTTCTCGCTATGCTCAAGATTTGCTTCTAGAAAAAAACATATCATTGGTTTTAAATATCAAGCAGCCCCTCTTGCAGCGTATTGCTCGTTGCACAGGTGCTCAGATAGTTCCTTCTATTGATCTCCTACCATCTCAGAAGCTTGGTTACTGTGAATTATTTCATGTAGATAAATATGATGAACATTCTGTTAACTCGGGTAATGTGGCTAAGAAAATGGTGAAGACCATGATGTTCTTTGAAGGATGCCCAAAACCATTGGGTTGCACT GTTCTGCTGAAGGGTGGTAGCATGGATGAGCTAAAAAAAATTAAGCATGTGGTCCAGTATGGAATTTTCGCAGCATATCACTTGGCGTTGGAAACATCTTTCCTTGCAGATGAAGGTGCCACCCTACCAGAACTTCCGTTGAAATCCCCATTGACTGTAGCCTTGCCAGACAAACGATCTACTGCAGACAATTCCATTTCAGCAGTGCCAGGCTTCACAATTAATGTTTGTAAAAACGAGCAAACTGATAGTTTTGATCACCTTGGCACCAACTACAATATGCCAACTGACCCAGGTGAAACAGCTGAGGTTGAAGCACCAGTATCCAGTGAGTGCCTTACCTCTCAAAATACCTACTCCTGTTCTTATGGACCGTTGTGTGCTAACAGTGGCAATTTCAACCATGGGAATGGTGATGGAAATGGACTAGTTAAGGTCACTGCAACTTCAGCTTCTGTTTCCATATCTTCTACAGCTACATCCAGTGCGCCCACTGACCATACTCCTAGAAATTCTACTGTGGAAAAAAAAGGTATGCATTTTGGTGATTATCATGATGGTTCAACAAGATCACGTGGTAAAACGATAGTGATGGATTCAGCCAGCACATTGAGTTGTTATCGCCACAGCACAGTTGAAGCTTGCACTAATATCGCTAGCTCTTATATCAAGGAGTCATTAGAAGGTTCATATGCTTTGCCTAATGTCAAAACCATCAGCAAGAACAATGCTGTGGTAGTCCAACCAGTGTCTAGTGCTGCTCCACAAAATCAAGAGACCAACCAAGGAGATGGTAGCACATCAAATAACGATGAAGTTGTGGCTTCTGACCATCAGAGCATCTTAGTCTCATTGTCCACACGATGTGTATGGAAAGGGACTATTTGTGAGCGTTCCCAGCTGTTACGCATCAAGTATTATGGTAATTTTGACAAGCCTCTTGGAAGGTTTTTGCGGGACTACTTGTTCGATCAG GGATACCAGTGCCGTTCCTGTGACAAGCCACCTGAAGCCCATGTCCATTGTTATACTCATCGCCAGGGAAGTCTAACGATATCAGTTAGAAAACTTACAGAAATTGTTTTGTCGGGTGAAAGGGATGGGAAGATTTGGATGTGGCACAGATGTCTGAAGTGTCCTTGGAGTAATGGATTTCCTCCAGCAACTCAAAGGATTGTCATGTCTGATGCTGCCTGGGGTTTATCACTTGGTAAATTTTTGGAACTTAGCTTTTCCAACCATGCAGCTGCAAGTAGGGTGGCCAGTTGCGGTCATTCTCTCCACAGGGACTGCCTCCGGTTCTATGG GTTTGGCAAAATGGTTGCTTGCTTCCGCTATGCTCCTATTAGTGTTCATTCTGTTTATTTGCCACCTCATAAACTTGATTTTGGTCACCAGCCCTTGGATTGGATACAAAAAGAAGCAAACGAG GTTATTGAGCGAGCAAAATATCTCTTTGATAAAGTATTACATGCTTTACGCTTGATATCTGGCAAAAAGGTTCAAGGCGGTTCTCTTAACATAGAATTTAGCTCATATATTGCTGAGCTTGAAAGCATGCTTCGGAAGGAAAAGTCAGAATTCGAG GGATGCCTGAATAAAGTTTTGAGAAAGGATATGCAGAAAGGCCAACCAGACATCCTTGAGATCAATCGGCTGCGAAGACAGTTACTCTTCCATTCATACTTGTGGGATAAAAGGTTGGTGTTTGCTGCAAGATCAGATAGATGTTCTCACGAGTTATTTAATTTCAAGCAAGGAGACAAGGAGAAGATCCATTCTGCAGATAGTGTTGCTGAGCTAAATGCGCTAACAAAGCCTCAAAGTGAAGTTAGTGGGAATAAGTATACCAGCAAAGATTCTAAATATGTTGAGTGTCTTCAGGAAAGCATTTTTGGAGGGAATCGCACTGGACTTGATGCAAGTACTAGTACAAATTCCAGTCATGACCAGCAAATGAGTACAAGTGACCTGGATTCACTCCAAAGAGACATTAAAACTCCTCTGTACAGTAGTGTCAGTGTAAGTGGTGACTGGCTACCCTTGGAGCCAGATCTTGTTGCTCGGCGCACCCTTTCAGAAGGCCAGTTTCCTAGTGTATTGGATGTGACTAATGCACTTGAAGCAAAATGGACCGGTAAAGATGATCCTGTTCCTAGCAAGTTAACCATGCTGGAATCTACAGCATCCTCAGAGGATTCAGAAGAACATATGGGTGATACCACACCTTCATGCGCCTCTCTATTGCTGAACAAGCTAGGGGACAGTGCAGCAGATCATTCTAATTGGATAAGAATGCCTTTCTTACTATTTTACCGTTCCCTCAATAAGCAATGGAATCGTTCAAACAGATTTGATGCACTCAATGAATATACTCCTGAATATGTTCCCTTCTTAAGGGAAGTTGAGCGTCAAATTGGACCAAAATTTATCTTTCCTATAGGAATCAGTGACATTGTTGTTGGAGTTTATGATGATGAACCTACTAGCATTATCTCTTATGCACTGGCCTCCCACGAATATCATCTTCAGATGTCAGATGAGCTGGAACGAGATACAATAGACAGTTCACTCCCACTTTGTGATTCGAGAAGTGCCTCATTAACTGAATTGGATGACTGTACTTCTGAACTTCTGAGAAGTGTTATCTCGACAGAGGACAACATCCTCTCTGTGTCAGGAAGCAAGAACCCACTTGCTTCAGATCCACTTGTACCTAGAAAAGTAAGTCACATCAAGGTGAATTTTGGGGATGAAGGTCCTTTGGGACAGGTGAAGTACACTGTGATTTGTTACTATGCGAAACAATTTGATGCTCTGAGGAGAATGTGCTGTCCATCAGAGCGTGATTTTATCAAGTCCCTTAGTCGTTGCAAGAAATGGGGTGCTCAAGGAGGCAAGAGCAATGTATTCTTTGCAAAATCAATGGATGACCGGTTTATAATTAAGCAGGTTACCAAAACTGAATTAGAGTCTTTCATGAAATTTGCTCCAGACTACTTCCAATATGTATCAGAGTCGATTTACACTGGTAGTCCTACTTGCATTGCaaaaattctaggcatttaccAG GTTAAGAGCCTGAAAGGTGGTAAGGAGATGAGGATGGATGTCCTAGTGATGGAAAATCTTTTGTTTGAGCGTAATGTGACAACATTGTATGATTTAAAGGGTTCTGCAAGATCAAGATATAACCCGGACTCAAATGGTAGCGATAAAGTGCTTCTTGATCAGAACTTAATTGAAGCGATGCCTACATCCCCTATTTTTGTTGGAAACAAAGCAAAGCGGCTGCTAGAGAGAGCTGTTTGGAATGACACTTCATTTCTTGCT TCCATTGATGTAATGGATTATTCTTTACTTGTTGGTGTTGATGAGAAAAGGCATGAACTTGTAATGGGAATTATAGATTTCATGAGGCAATATACGTGGGACAAACACCTAGAGACATGGGTTAAAGCTTCAGGCATATTGGGTGGACCGAAAAATGTGTCACCAACAGTAATTTCACCAAAGCAGTACAAGAAGCGGTTCAGGAAAGCCATGTCGGCTTACTTCCTTGTCGTCCCAGATCAATGGTCACCTCCAGCAATCATCCCCAACCCGCAAGTGGCTGAGAGTGGTCAGGACAGCGACCAGGTTCTCTTGACGGAATTGTGA
- the LOC117852074 gene encoding aluminum-activated malate transporter 10: MAGAAAHQQTAADGGAEWRVAVPAALHAEHENTKGSRRACCAPALSSLLFSWAAAPMHRTVGFAAAAWRWLLSLAAAARDRIFGVARTAWKIGADDPRKVAHGFKMALALTLCSVFYYVQPLYVFTGHNAMWAVLTVVVVFEYTVGGCLYKGLNRAMATVTGGALALGVQWIASKSGKEFEPFILSGSLFVFASSATYSRFIPTMKARFDYGVTIFILTYTLVAVGGYRVDEVAFMAQHRLTTIAIGAAICFAVCALIFPVWAGQELHDQVARNMDKLAAAVEGCVEDYFSEADASNGEIPVRRAPSERSQGYRAVLNAKASEDSLANLARWEPAHGDFRFRHPYPLYQKIGAAMRCCAYCIDALAAAAAGSEAQEPAHVKKHLAGACVALGRHCAAVLREASGSIASMTRSGRLALVVGDMNRAAEELRDELRCLAALLEEDDSSNADAEHEQSTDAPEPAPPLIEVLPLFTTASLLLEICTRAEGVVSAVDNLATTARFKKAGHDEGNTLDVEAAVPAAMSTTLTAEVPQETHAKVAVDNEKAETAIDLSSDQTPRDKVGELIKALTRRRSTKKWARGDTKVSPKPPLDFAVHAPSPRSSRSMELTGHAQVVPSPRHHHHRSAELAGHPLVAPSPRNRSVDFVNNGPVLPSPRNRSMDFANHGPVLPSPRHRSILGMA, encoded by the exons ATGGCAGGGGCAGCAGCTCACCAGCAaaccgccgccgacggcggcgccgagtGGAGGGTGGCCGTTCCGGCCGCCCTCCACGCCGAGCACGAGAACACCAAGGGCAGCCGGCGGGCGTGCTGCGCGCCGGCATTGTCGTCGTTATTATTctcgtgggcggcggcgccgatgcACAGGACGGTCGgcttcgccgcggcggcgtggcggtggctgctgtcgctggcggccgcggcgcgggacAGGATCTTCGGCGTCGCCCGGACGGCGTGGAAGATCGGCGCCGACGACCCTAGGAAGGTGGCGCACGGGTTCAAAATGGCGCTCGCGCTCACCCTCTGCTCCGTGTTCTACTACGTCCAGCCGCTCTACGTCTTCACCGGCCACAACGCCATGTGGGCCGTCTTAacggtcgtcgtcgtcttcgagTACACTGTTG GCGGTTGTTTGTACAAGGGGCTGAACAGGGCCATGGCGACGGTGACCGGCGGCGCGCTGGCCCTCGGCGTGCAGTGGATCGCCAGCAAGTCTGGCAAGGAGTTCGAGCCATTCATCCTCAGTGGATCTCTGTTTGTTTTTG cctCGTCGGCCACCTACTCCCGGTTCATCCCGACGATGAAGGCCCGATTCGACTACGGCGTCACCATCTTCATCCTCACCTACACCCTCGTGGCCGTCGGGGGCTACCGCGTTGACGAGGTGGCCTTCATGGCGCAGCACCGGCTGACGACCATCGCCATCGGCGCCGCCATCTGCTTCGCCGTCTGCGCGCTCATCTTCCCGGTCTGGGCGGGGCAGGAGCTGCACGACCAGGTCGCCCGCAACATGGacaagctcgccgccgccgtcgagggcTGCGTCGAGGACTACTTCTCGGAGGCCGACGCCAGCAACGGGGAGATCCCGGTGAGGCGGGCGCCCTCGGAGAGGTCGCAGGGGTACCGCGCCGTGCTGAACGCCAAGGCGTCGGAGGACTCGCTGGCCAACCTGGCGAGGTGGGAGCCCGCGCACGGCGACTTCCGCTTCCGCCACCCGTACCCGCTGTACCAGAAGATCGGCGCCGCCATGCGCTGCTGCGCCTACTGCAtcgacgcgctcgccgccgccgccgccggctcggaGGCCCAGGAACCGGCGCACGTCAAGAAGCACCTCGCCGGCGCCTGCGTTGCCCTGGGCCGGCATTGTGCCGCCGTGCTCCGCGAGGCCTCCGGCTCCATCGCCTCCATGACGCGGTCCGGCCGTCTCGCCCTCGTCGTGGGCGACATGAacagggcggcggaggagctgagAGACGAGCTGAGATGCCTCGCCGCGCTACTGGAAGAAGACGACTCCTCGAACGCAGATGCAGAGCACGAGCAGAGCACCGATGCGCCGGAACCGGCGCCACCGCTCATCGAGGTGCTGCCCCTGTtcaccaccgcctccctccTGCTAGAGATCTGCACGAGAGCGGAGGGTGTCGTCAGCGCCGTCGACAACCTGGCCACGACGGCGAGGTTCAAGAAAGCCGGCCACGACGAGGGGAACACGCTGGACGTCGAggcggccgtgcccgccgccatGAGCACCACCCTCACAGCGGAAGTGCCACAAGAGACGCACGCTAAGGTCGCCGTCGACAACGAGAAGGCGGAGACGGCGATCGACCTGAGCTCCGACCAAACACCCCGGGACAAGGTTGGCGAGCTCATCAAGGCGCTGACGCGGCGGCGCAGCACCAAGAAGTGGGCGCGCGGCGACACCAAGGTGTCGCCGAAGCCGCCGCTGGATTTTGCGGTCCACGCACCAAGCCCGAGGAGCAGCAGGTCCATGGAGCTCACGGGCCACGCGCAGGTGGTGCCAAGCCCgaggcaccaccaccaccgctccgCCGAGCTCGCCGGCCACCCGCTGGTAGCACCCAGTCCGAGGAACCGGTCCGTGGACTTCGTCAACAATGGGCCTGTCCTGCCAAGCCCAAGGAACCGGTCCATGGACTTCGCCAACCATGGGCCTGTCTTGCCTAGCCCCAGGCATCGCTCCATCCTTGGGATGGCCTGA